Within Anticarsia gemmatalis isolate Benzon Research Colony breed Stoneville strain chromosome 15, ilAntGemm2 primary, whole genome shotgun sequence, the genomic segment aataaattagtttagaaatataattcGCCTTAAATACTTAACGGTTTATTTTGAATCGTAGGATAAGTTAAAACGAGAGTTAGTGAAAGTCCTGTTGCAAGTGCTCTAAggattttaagtttaaaaatattgcatagaATATAACTTTGCCTATTTCTAGTTGTATTGTTCGTTTTTAAAAGCgtataaacattatatttataacattatgaaACACATTAGCTGTCGTATTGTCCAAAATGTACACACAGTTCACAAGCTGGCACTGAATTTTGAACACATATGTTACTATACCATATGAACATACGAACACCCACCTTCGAATACTTTGTAAATACGTTTAGAAGCCACTCTTTGGcacttgtattataaataacagtcgcttttatattgtttataccACGGGCGTACACAGCTcttgtagaaatatatttagtcatatagtagcgcgattctctacaatcggtactttcgagtatcgagagtttgacatttaaaatgtactgtaaaaatagtttctacgacgcccgctagaggcgctgaaccgattgtcaaattaaatttttcgatagccagccggttgtcggtagtcgatagtagtagagaattgcggtagAGTACTGTTTTATCGAATCATCTAGTAtccttttagttttaaatagttatGCTATGATGTAAGTAGTTCGTTATTGACTATAGTATTATTGACAATTTGtaatagatacaaaaatattgatctGTTTTTTTCAAGAACTCAATACCagttattaaaatgattaatttggtcaaatattatagaaaaatatttcactttcaTAGCAGTTGAGTACAGTATTCAGTAGAAaatttgtagtaaaatatattttagttttttctcaTTGCGCCCATGGTCATCCCGATGATCATGACATTAATACAaagtttacttattattatgcatATTATTAAATGGTGGGGCAAACATAAAAGTGACTTACTAaatctaaataacaataaaaaatatcacccACGCAAAAGATATactattattaaagtaataagcCTAATTCGAACTGTTAACGCTTAACCACTATCTACAAGTTAGTATGAGAATACGCAGTTGTATTGACAATGATTTCTTATGACGTAGAGATCGCGGCATTGACGGCCGTGTCATAGAAATGAGTAAGTAAATGTCAAACTTGCTACACTTATATTCGATTCGGCATTAATTGGGCTGCAAAACCGAATATCTGTAGAtcaatgttttaacaaaatgccgctcgacatcgccgCGCCTTAATGTTTAAATCGAATCGGGCAGTTTCGTCAGgtccgatcggcacaagccgaacaagtgcagtaattgcttcgagtcggttttgttgttcgattattgtcgaaccgaatatgtgtgtagaaaGTCTAACTTTCGAATTCTCGAATGATGACCAAACAATTTCTGTAagataaatcttattttttaattatatcaattatcTATATGAGGTTGCTACTTAAAAGTattgaaaatgtgtttttcGTCTCTGTATTTAGAAAAGCTACAACTATActtaatgattaattaatacaGAACTCACAAATCATTTAGTAACCTAattaagttgtatttaaaatgatattacatattttttgatcATCATTCAAGAAATCGAAGACTTATTTTTAACTGAATATAACTAAGGTCAATTTCTTGTCAAGTTTGTTTGGTTATACATTGTACAATAAGATTTAAAGTTTCACAGATTATGGTACATggattttcaaacaaacttatttaactCAAGTGTGGTACACATTTTTGAAAAGAACAGTGATCAAGTGAatctgtaatttaaaattagcaGGTTCATCGTGATTTTAcgaattacaatttcaattcaataatactttattacatttttttgtatgaattagaACCAAATTGGACCCAGTTACCAATTTTGAATAGCTCAGATATCTAAAACTGTGAAACTAGcccttaaaattatattctcctcagattttttgtaaaaatcaaaagtaggtacttaacaTTTCTTATAGGAATTAAACGTTCTTTATCACTTGACCACTTTTTCCAAAAAGTACCACACactaaaaaaaatcgtattataCCTACACTAACGTATCACACAGTATATTCACTGGAGTCTCGCACACCTGCTGCAATAGTCTCCATTAGCCGGGCTGCCATAATACATGCACAATGGAGCTCGACAAGGCTTGGGTGATGGCGGACGATCGTCGTAAAACGTCGACCGACTGAGGTATAAGGTCCGGTCGTTCGCTCGAGGAGTCTGTTTCGATGAGCTGGTGGTAGACCGAGGAACGTCGGAGGAAGGCCGCTCGGCTTCTGCGTAGAATTGGGACCGGCCGGTGCCGTAGCGCGGCTGTGTTGGCTGTACTGGTTCCTTGCGGTTCTTTTCGGCGGTGTAACTGGAAATTTTTGGTTGGTTAGTTTTGTAACTTGTTTTGACAATTAGTGAAATGTTTGATACTGttgtattttctatattttggaCGGCCCGACATGTGTACTTATTTTGTTGAATGATTGTatgtactcaaggcctaacccctccgaATGAGTggagagacctttgcccagtagaGGTCAGTTACgagctaaaaaatataatgattgattttggtAATAATTAAAACCTACTACCTTAAACCtacttaacataaaaatatattgcccTTTTTTCTAGACTAGTATAGCAGACTTTAGGCCAAGTAAATTTCTTTTAAGGTTTTCGGCCAACAAAAATCTGTCACCAGTGTAGCCAACTTAATGTTACAAAGtcgttaaagaaaaaaaataacatattagaGTTGTAACTCACCCAATCCAAGCCTCATTCAAATAGTTCTTAACCATTTCCTCCTGTACCGGCGCCCTGGCCGCCAGCACTCTACAGCACAACACTTCACACGTAGACTGGTTCCTCATCAGCGTCTCCTCAGGGTTACTATGACTGCCACTCTTACCCGCTAACTTAGCCATTGAACCGAAATTCTTTTTAATCTTACTACTCATAGACCGACCAATACTTCCAAATTGTTTCGCTACAGAATTTAGTTGCTTCGAACTTTTAGTCGATAACGCGTCAAGAGATCTTCGTAACTCTTCAGGAGGTTGTGTATGCACTATACAGTCGACTCGTTCTAGATCTAGGTACGCGGCCAACATGGCTGACCGCTGGTATTCGTCTGGTAGTAAGTTGTTGATCGTCTTCTGGTCCGGTTCTACGTCCCAGCGAAATTCTTCGCCCGGATCTACGTTGAATCTGAAATTGGATTTGATGTTAGAGTACGAAAGAAATTTAGTAGTGTGCGGTATTTTGGTTGAAAGAAATTTGTTTTTAGGGAAATAGACCCGCAATAATATTAAGCCTAAAACCCTGAATggtaaataaagtgtaatacGCCATATTGTACGTAACATTATTGATTGTTCAGGAGCCTAagtcttgtttatttattgttatgaatctCGAATATcgatatttaaaacataatgctCCTTCAATTACAAGAGATTACAGCATACGTCTTACGGTACTTGGGTAATTGGTTATAATAATTGCtccaaattaattaatacgATTCAGTCAACCAGCTCCAATTCTAACGAGCTACGCactaaatatgaatttaattaaccAGATCACAATCATATTTACTACAGCCGCCGTTGTCTTACCGTTGTCTCACAAGCAACTAGCTTGCCCAAAACGGAcaaaaaatttcaataaattactatttcaaatactttctACGAAGTTTAAGGAATGAAGGATATTTCGAATTTGAATTTATCGTGTATAGATTccataaaagtaaacaaataaacaacattttattggGTTAATAAGTCTTTGGCAATGGCGTCCCGGACTTTTGGAAGGCATgggtggggccgaagccaacacgcagaggcccttttcgactgctttaatatttcaaaagtgaATGATgtcatattattgtttacctGATAGGCATAGGGTTGCCAGCGTGGTCTTCGAGCGGCACCCTGGCGCCATCAGTGGGCAGCGGCTCGCACGGCACCAGCGCCGAGAAGTGGCCCGCGTCGTACGCCAGCAGGATGGGCGTCTTGCTGCACTGCTCCGGCTGCAGCTCCAGGGGTAAGTACACGCCGCCGAACGGGATTGGCGCTATTGGGTCGCCGCGGAAGTCCTGAAGAGGTGATAATGGTGGTATGAGTTCGAATGCCttcgatataatatattttaaaacgcaGTAGGTAATGATTTTCATAGATAAATAGTTTAGGCGATAAAATCAAGACTAAAGAAATCAGGTTtgaatgtattgttttgtttgtacttgagtttaaagttaatattaaggCCCGGCTTCCACTATCAGCACGGCACGGCACGGCATGCCTGCCTTAGGATGTCTGGGTTAATCTAGGCAATTTTAGAGAGTGTAAGTGGACAACGGAAAAAGAAGGAGAAATCGAAGCCTCTTGATCGGATGAAGCGGCTTCTTAAGTTGAGAGGTTCAACCAAATATGATAATGTAGCTTACCCTGAGTGCGACATCAGCGAACACGATGACGGGCCGGCGCATGACGTGCGCGAGCGCGAACACGTGCAGGTGCTCGAGCGCGGAGTagtgcggcgcggcggcgggcccGGCGCGCGCGGGCTCGGGCGACGCGGCCGCCACGCTGCCCGCCCACTCGCGCTCCCACTCCGCCTCCGACGGCGTCAGCCCCGCCGAGCGCAGCGACGTGCTCTCCGACCAGCGCCAGCGACGCTTGATCGCGTCTATGGAACAACAAACAACCTTTATTATCTAATGTTCTACAAGGATCGACTTGCGACCACAGCCAATGTGATCTGTGCCGAAATGAAAGCAGTCCAAGGTAAATTACCTTTATGTTTGCAATAACTCCCGTCACCTTTAAAcaccattttataaaataacatctatGAAGAAATTACTACGTGTCTTGAAAataagaaagaagaaaatatcAGACACCAATGCAAGAACTGGGTCCGGCACTCATTAATTAGTTACTTCATATTCATCGAAAAGTACAATAAAACGTATAATGAAATTATGATGTCACATAGCGTCACTAACGGTCTGACTGACGTCGCTAGTATAATCCCAACTAACACAaaactaataattgtatagacctcaaataatgttaatataattatagtaaaacCCAATTAGACAGCGCGTCTCCCATTCCTTATTtggtcaataatattattgaatcaTATTTCCAAACAACAATGTAATGAATGACTCAATATTAAATGCTGTAGGTAAAACAAATTTCCCctttaatgtattatttctttacttgTTCTATAGTTGCAGTCACCAGTCGGTATACTATCGGTAGATTAATGTACCTTTGACGTGTACAATACATATATGGGCAAACGTATTTGAACTTAGCGTGTCCGTACCTCGGTCCTTGTTTAGTCATTTAACATAATCTACTAGCCGTTACAACACGTCAAATGCAAAAATAACTaaacgacaaaaaaaaaaaaatttacttacTTGTGAGAACTTCACCACCTTCCCCAGACAATAACGCTTGGACCTTCGTCCTCAACGCCAGCAGTCTGTCATGGAAGCCGTAAGCTGCCAACGAAGCAGCATGAGGCAGGCAGTTGCCATCTCCTGATGTAGCTAATGGTAGGAGTCGCGCTGAACCGGGCACGCGGCCATATTGCTTCCACCAGTTTAAGATGTTTGCTGATTCTAAGGTCACCAATGTTGCTGTCTCTAATAGGTCTTTTTCTAAGAATGTCCtggaaacaaaaatatcaacgtAAGCAACGTGAGGTGGTGaactaaagaaataataattaatgagaaTTAATTTGAGGGTAACAAGGCTGTTGTAGATTGAACTGATACGAGACTAGAAGAGAGAAAGCCACATATTCTGCAACGCAGTGTAGAAATACATAATGCCAGATTCGCTGAAAAACTAGGCGATGCTAAGTAAATGAATCATTACACACAGTGTACGTATGATTTAAATTGCATTATATAGGTGTTACGACAATTTCTGGGCTGCCGTGTTGCATGTAGAGCATCGCGAGGATTAGGAAGGCGATTGTGCATATAATTTTACGTAATATTGCATAGCGATTACTTACATTTTGTAAGTAaaacgaaaacattttattatttacttt encodes:
- the LOC142978751 gene encoding OTU domain-containing protein 7B-like isoform X3, encoding MSFTAPSNLVLTPAPECRKLSRGISRATDNEGLVWALRNNTEPEPNTLSSDHILLLPDISVYPPDFRTFLEKDLLETATLVTLESANILNWWKQYGRVPGSARLLPLATSGDGNCLPHAASLAAYGFHDRLLALRTKVQALLSGEGGEVLTNAIKRRWRWSESTSLRSAGLTPSEAEWEREWAGSVAAASPEPARAGPAAAPHYSALEHLHVFALAHVMRRPVIVFADVALRDFRGDPIAPIPFGGVYLPLELQPEQCSKTPILLAYDAGHFSALVPCEPLPTDGARVPLEDHAGNPMPIRFNVDPGEEFRWDVEPDQKTINNLLPDEYQRSAMLAAYLDLERVDCIVHTQPPEELRRSLDALSTKSSKQLNSVAKQFGSIGRSMSSKIKKNFGSMAKLAGKSGSHSNPEETLMRNQSTCEVLCCRVLAARAPVQEEMVKNYLNEAWIGYTAEKNRKEPVQPTQPRYGTGRSQFYAEAERPSSDVPRSTTSSSKQTPRANDRTLYLSRSTFYDDRPPSPKPCRAPLCMYYGSPANGDYCSRCARLQ
- the LOC142978751 gene encoding OTU domain-containing protein 7B-like isoform X1: MGTNTVSRCNNDFSCSIYPSPCYFPSHEYDERVHGASLKARAGGDVITPERSVGTLDLNMSFTAPSNLVLTPAPECRKLSRGISRATDNEGLVWALRNNTEPEPNTLSSDHILLLPDISVYPPDFRTFLEKDLLETATLVTLESANILNWWKQYGRVPGSARLLPLATSGDGNCLPHAASLAAYGFHDRLLALRTKVQALLSGEGGEVLTNAIKRRWRWSESTSLRSAGLTPSEAEWEREWAGSVAAASPEPARAGPAAAPHYSALEHLHVFALAHVMRRPVIVFADVALRDFRGDPIAPIPFGGVYLPLELQPEQCSKTPILLAYDAGHFSALVPCEPLPTDGARVPLEDHAGNPMPIRFNVDPGEEFRWDVEPDQKTINNLLPDEYQRSAMLAAYLDLERVDCIVHTQPPEELRRSLDALSTKSSKQLNSVAKQFGSIGRSMSSKIKKNFGSMAKLAGKSGSHSNPEETLMRNQSTCEVLCCRVLAARAPVQEEMVKNYLNEAWIGYTAEKNRKEPVQPTQPRYGTGRSQFYAEAERPSSDVPRSTTSSSKQTPRANDRTLYLSRSTFYDDRPPSPKPCRAPLCMYYGSPANGDYCSRCARLQ
- the LOC142978751 gene encoding OTU domain-containing protein 7B-like isoform X2, translated to MVMEADPIAGKHTDERVHGASLKARAGGDVITPERSVGTLDLNMSFTAPSNLVLTPAPECRKLSRGISRATDNEGLVWALRNNTEPEPNTLSSDHILLLPDISVYPPDFRTFLEKDLLETATLVTLESANILNWWKQYGRVPGSARLLPLATSGDGNCLPHAASLAAYGFHDRLLALRTKVQALLSGEGGEVLTNAIKRRWRWSESTSLRSAGLTPSEAEWEREWAGSVAAASPEPARAGPAAAPHYSALEHLHVFALAHVMRRPVIVFADVALRDFRGDPIAPIPFGGVYLPLELQPEQCSKTPILLAYDAGHFSALVPCEPLPTDGARVPLEDHAGNPMPIRFNVDPGEEFRWDVEPDQKTINNLLPDEYQRSAMLAAYLDLERVDCIVHTQPPEELRRSLDALSTKSSKQLNSVAKQFGSIGRSMSSKIKKNFGSMAKLAGKSGSHSNPEETLMRNQSTCEVLCCRVLAARAPVQEEMVKNYLNEAWIGYTAEKNRKEPVQPTQPRYGTGRSQFYAEAERPSSDVPRSTTSSSKQTPRANDRTLYLSRSTFYDDRPPSPKPCRAPLCMYYGSPANGDYCSRCARLQ